CGAATCGTGCTCAGTCCTCGGGGCGGGGCAGGACCTCGTCGTAGTGGTGCTCGGGCGGGTAGGGGAAGTCGGCCTGCTCGCGGGGTGGGGGGGCGGTTTCGAGGCTATTCTGTCGGGGGCTGGTATCGCGCTGTGCGTCCTGGCGGGCGCGGTCCCGGCCCGTGCGGTTGATGAGTCCCTCGCTCGCGGATTCGGGGTCGAAGATCACCTGCCCGGTCTCGCCGATGTACGCGAAGCTCTCGCCCCGCGACACCTTGGCGAGCCCGAGGTAGAACGGCTCGGCGGTTTCAAACTGCGGCACCAGCCCGCCGTTGGCGGCGCGGTTGACATAGCCCCATCGGCCGTCCTGCTTCACCATCGCGTAGAGCCCGGCCGTCTGCAGTTCCCGGCCGGTGCGCCGGCCAGCCCGGTCGCGGCCTGAAGGCTCCTCGAAATCGTTCGACCCCACCGCATCATCAAAATCATCGACCTCCTCGAACTGCGGCTCGATCGCCCAGCGGCCGTTGGCGTAGACGAAGCCCCACCGCCCGTCGACCTGCACGGCGGCGATCCCGTTGTGGAAGTCGCGTGCGTCTTCGTACGCCGGCTCGATCCGCCAGCGGAAGGCCTTGGTCAGGTAGCCCCAGACCTCGGTGTCGTTGTTCATGCGCGCCCTGACCCGGGCGTACTGCTCGTGGAAATCGCCCAGCACAGTGATCCGCCCGGTCTCGTCGAGCCAGACCAGCTCGCCGCGCTTATCGATGTAGCCCCAGCGGTCGTCGGGCAGCTGCACCGCCGCGAACCCGTTGTGGAACGATCGGACCGACTTGTACTCGAGCGGGACCGCGAGTCGGCCGCGCCGGTCGATAAAGCCGCAGCGCTCGCCGCGCTGCACCGCCGCGAAGCTGTCCTGGAACCGCAGTACACCCGTGTACTCCAGCGGGATGACCAGCTCGTTGCTGCGGTCGATCATGCCCCATCGGCCCTCGATCATCACCACGGCGAGCCCATCGACAAAGCGGTCGGCGTAGTCGTACTGCGCGGTGATCACCTCGCTGCCGTTGCCCGAGATGTAGCCGGTCTTCCCGCCGACCATGTAGCGCGCCAGCCCGCCGTAGCCGTAGTCGGTCCAGTCGAACTCGGGGAAGTGGATGATGTCGCCCTCCTGATTCATGAGCCCCCAGTTGTTGTTGATGTTGATGGGGAAGAGGGCGTCCTGAGGTGCGGGGTCGACGATGTCGATCCGGCCGTGGAACGCGCCTTCCTGGAAGACCCAGTTGGGTGCGGGCGAGGCCTCACGTTCGCCGCGCTGTGCGAGCGCGGGCGCGGCGCAGACCACGAGTGCGGAGGCGAGGGCGAAGGCGGATCGGAACTGCATCGGGTGCCTTTCGGGTAGCGATTCGTTTTGCCGCCGCCCAGCGGGCGGCGTGTCGGGGTGCCGTGGGATGCCGCGCCGCCCGCTGGGCGGCGGCTAAACAAACAGGCACCGCAGCATCCTAGTCGTTGGCCGTCGTGCCGGGGCCCGGCGTGTCGGGGGCTTCCTGGGCCGGGAGCCCTTCGTCGTACAGGTGCTCTGGCTGGTAGGGGCCGATCGGCGAGGCGTCCGCGACGGCGAGGCCTTGCTCGGACGTCGAGAGCCAGGGCTTACACGACAGCTCGGTGTCGTCGTGACGCACGCCCGCAGCGCCGGGGTCCCAGATTGCCCGGCCCGACGTGCCGATGTAGCCGAAGTTCGGTGCCATCGTCACCCGCGCATACCCACGGAAGAACGGCTCGGCGTAGGTGTATTGCGGCCGGATCGTGACCTCGCCGCGCTTGTCGATGTAGCCCCAGAGCCCGCCCTGCTTCACCATCGCGTAGCCCTCTTCGAAGTCGTCGGCGTCTTCGAACGTTGGCTGTACGACCCATCGGCCGCGCCGGTCAATGTAGCCCCACAGCTCGCCGATCTGCACCGCGGCCAGCCCATCGGCGAAGTCGCGCGCGCCGTCGAACTGCGGCCGGATCTCGCCACGGAATCGGCGCGACAGGTAGCCCCACTTGTCGTCGATGCACACCGCCGCGAGGTCGTCGTTGAAGTCGCGAAGCTCGGTGACCCGTCCTGTGCTGTCGCTCCACGCGACGTTGCCGCGCTTGTCGAGGTAGCCGTGCGTCGCGGGCTGGCCTTCGTCGGCGTGGCTTGTGAATGCCGCATAGCCCTGGTGGAACGATCGGACCCGGGCGTACTCGACGGGCACGACCACCTCGCCGCGCACATCGATGAAGCCGACGTCCTCGCCGATCTGCACGGCCGCATAGCCCTCGCGGAAGCGGAGCGCGCCGTCGAGGCGGATTGGGACGATGAGCTCCCCGCGTTTGTCGATGATGCCGAAGTGCTCGCCATCGCCGACGACGGCGTAACCGTTCTCGAAGCGGTCGGCGTAGGCGAAGATGGGGTTGATGCTCCACCCGCCGCCGGCGTTTGCGTAGCCGGTGCGTCCACGCTCGACGGCGCGGATGAGGTTGTCGTAGGCGTAGTCGACCCAGTCCCACGAGCGGTCGACGGCGAGGTAGCCGCCGTGGTTGATGAGCCCCATCGCCTCGTTGCCTTGCACGGGGAGCAGGCCTTCGGAGCTGTTGCCTTGTTGGGGCCGTACGCGTTCGCCACCGTTGCCCGTCCCGCCACCGGTGTTGGGCGGGGCGGAGGGGATGCCGGTGCACTGCGCATCGGTGGGCACGCCGACCAACATCAGAAGCGCTGCGACCAGTCCGAGCCAGAGCTGCTTCGGGGGCCGGGCGTAGGTCATAGGTCGCTCCTTGGATGGGATGTCGCGTTGCTTTTGTCGGCAGGTAGGTCCGCATCTTGCGGCGTGCCGGTGCCCCGATTCTACGGTGATGCTCGGCTAAATCGAAGCACTTTCTGGAGGGTTTGGGGGGTGGGATTCACCCGTAGCATTGCTGCGGTGCTACATTGTTTGCGTGATGGACGATCCGATCGCCAACTCGAACGAAGTCCCGCTCGCGCCTGGCGTCTCGCTGCCGGGCTCGGCGCTGCGGTTCACGTTTTCGCGTGCCGGCGGGCCGGGTGGGCAGAATGTCAACAAGGTTAACACCAAGGCGACGCTGACTATTCCCTTGGAATTGCTGGACGCCGCGATGCCGCCTTATGCGTCGGCCCGGCTACGTCGGGTCGCGGGCCGGATGCTGACCGACGATGCGATCCAGATCAGCGACGGCTCGAGCCGGAGCCAGCTCGCCAACCGGCGGGGGTGTATGGAGAAGCTGCGCGAGGTATTGGTCGAGGCGATGCACCGCCCGCGCGTGCGGCGCAAGACCAAGCCCTCGGCCCGCGCCCGCCAGCGTCGGCTGGACAACAAGAAGCACCGCGGCCAGCTCAAGGCCAACCGCCGCGGCGGGCGACCGCCGGAGTAAGGGCGTGTACAAGAAGGTGCGCTATGCTTGACGGGCCGCGACCGTCAGGGAGCGGGGCCAATGACAAGTGAATTGGCGCAAGCCCCGCTCCCTGACCGTCGCGGCGCGTCATGGTTTGCTTGGATGGGGCCGTTCAATGCATGCTCCGCGTGTTTCAGCTTCATTTTGCCGACCGGGGTATATTGCTTGAGCGTGGACCGTCCCAACTCAATGCCCCTCACCGACAGGACCACCCGATGACGGACCACCCCCACGACCTGACACGCCGCAAGTTTGTCGCCGGCAGCGCCGCCGCCGTCGCCGCGCCGATGATGCTCACCGGCAAGCCCTGGGCCTTGGCCCAGCAGGGCAACACGGCCGCGAACGACAAGATCAGCATCGGTATGATCGGCACAGGCATCCGCGGGCGCAACATGCTCCGCAACTACTTCCTGCGCAGCGATCGGTTCCACGTCCGCGCGATCTGCGATGTCGATACCACCCGCCGCGAGCACTACCAGCAGTTTATCCACGAGCACTACGGCAACACCGACTGCGACGCCTACCTCGACTTCCACGAGCTGCTGGCGCGCGACGACATCGACGCCGTGGTCATCGCGACGCCCGACCACTGGCACGCGAACATGATCATCCACGCGTGCAACGCCGGCAAAGACATCTATTGCGAGAAGCCGCTGACGCTGTCGCTCCACGAGGGCAAGACCGTTATCGATGCGGTCCGCAAGCACAACATCGTGTTCCAGACGGGCAGCCAGCAGCGCACAGAGTTTGGCCACAAGTTTGTCCGCGCCTGCGAGTACGTGCGCAGCGGGAAGCTGGGCCGGGTCATCAGCGTGAACGTCGGCGTTGCCGACGCGCCGACATGGTGTGACCTGCCGGAGGAAGCCATGGAGCCCGGGCTGGACTGGGACCGCTGGCAAGGCCCGGTCGCGGCACGCGGGTATCACAGCGAGCTGAGCCCGCGCGGCGTGCACAACCACTACCCGCGCTGGCGCGCCTACCGCGACTACTGCGGCGGGTACCTCGCCGACATGGGCGCGCACCACTTCGACATCGCGCAGTGGGGGCTGGGCAAAGACGGCAGCGGCCCGGTGAAGATCGTCCCCCC
The sequence above is a segment of the Phycisphaeraceae bacterium D3-23 genome. Coding sequences within it:
- a CDS encoding WG repeat-containing protein, whose translation is MTYARPPKQLWLGLVAALLMLVGVPTDAQCTGIPSAPPNTGGGTGNGGERVRPQQGNSSEGLLPVQGNEAMGLINHGGYLAVDRSWDWVDYAYDNLIRAVERGRTGYANAGGGWSINPIFAYADRFENGYAVVGDGEHFGIIDKRGELIVPIRLDGALRFREGYAAVQIGEDVGFIDVRGEVVVPVEYARVRSFHQGYAAFTSHADEGQPATHGYLDKRGNVAWSDSTGRVTELRDFNDDLAAVCIDDKWGYLSRRFRGEIRPQFDGARDFADGLAAVQIGELWGYIDRRGRWVVQPTFEDADDFEEGYAMVKQGGLWGYIDKRGEVTIRPQYTYAEPFFRGYARVTMAPNFGYIGTSGRAIWDPGAAGVRHDDTELSCKPWLSTSEQGLAVADASPIGPYQPEHLYDEGLPAQEAPDTPGPGTTAND
- the arfB gene encoding alternative ribosome rescue aminoacyl-tRNA hydrolase ArfB, whose product is MDDPIANSNEVPLAPGVSLPGSALRFTFSRAGGPGGQNVNKVNTKATLTIPLELLDAAMPPYASARLRRVAGRMLTDDAIQISDGSSRSQLANRRGCMEKLREVLVEAMHRPRVRRKTKPSARARQRRLDNKKHRGQLKANRRGGRPPE
- a CDS encoding Gfo/Idh/MocA family oxidoreductase; the encoded protein is MTDHPHDLTRRKFVAGSAAAVAAPMMLTGKPWALAQQGNTAANDKISIGMIGTGIRGRNMLRNYFLRSDRFHVRAICDVDTTRREHYQQFIHEHYGNTDCDAYLDFHELLARDDIDAVVIATPDHWHANMIIHACNAGKDIYCEKPLTLSLHEGKTVIDAVRKHNIVFQTGSQQRTEFGHKFVRACEYVRSGKLGRVISVNVGVADAPTWCDLPEEAMEPGLDWDRWQGPVAARGYHSELSPRGVHNHYPRWRAYRDYCGGYLADMGAHHFDIAQWGLGKDGSGPVKIVPPADRDAKRGAELVYADGVRLIHGGPSGTTFVGTSGVLAVDRGRIHSVPETILDTPLEEGDVTLPRHAGHAINWADCIQSREKPICDVEVGAGSAAICQLMNIAYFLGKEAAWDPENWVFDDDEANALLDYDRRAGYELPDF
- a CDS encoding WG repeat-containing protein, with translation MQFRSAFALASALVVCAAPALAQRGEREASPAPNWVFQEGAFHGRIDIVDPAPQDALFPININNNWGLMNQEGDIIHFPEFDWTDYGYGGLARYMVGGKTGYISGNGSEVITAQYDYADRFVDGLAVVMIEGRWGMIDRSNELVIPLEYTGVLRFQDSFAAVQRGERCGFIDRRGRLAVPLEYKSVRSFHNGFAAVQLPDDRWGYIDKRGELVWLDETGRITVLGDFHEQYARVRARMNNDTEVWGYLTKAFRWRIEPAYEDARDFHNGIAAVQVDGRWGFVYANGRWAIEPQFEEVDDFDDAVGSNDFEEPSGRDRAGRRTGRELQTAGLYAMVKQDGRWGYVNRAANGGLVPQFETAEPFYLGLAKVSRGESFAYIGETGQVIFDPESASEGLINRTGRDRARQDAQRDTSPRQNSLETAPPPREQADFPYPPEHHYDEVLPRPED